A genome region from Crossiella equi includes the following:
- a CDS encoding family 2 encapsulin nanocompartment cargo protein polyprenyl transferase: MTTTRTSGTTALLSWSRALTDPAMRSAVDALPPAMRHGTGYHLGWWDADGEPVDGNPGKAIRPALVLLSARTVGGRAEDAVPAAVAVELVHNFSLVHDDVMDGDPLRRHRPAAWTVFGTADAILYGDAMLALATRVLARTGSEHAVAWLSDYVLALCEGQSADLAFEQRESVDLDECLAMVAGKTGALLGGACALGALAGGGTTGQVESLRQFGEHVGLAFQLVDDLLGIWGDSEVTGKPAGRDLVNKKKSLPVVAALSTGTAAARQLADRYAEAEPVREEEVPHLAELVEAAGGRRWAQREAGRQVASAIEALEATAGDPSAAADLLALARLVTRRDH, encoded by the coding sequence GTGACCACCACGCGTACCTCGGGTACCACCGCACTGCTGTCCTGGAGCCGGGCGCTGACCGACCCGGCGATGCGCTCCGCCGTGGACGCGCTGCCGCCGGCCATGCGGCACGGCACCGGCTACCACCTCGGCTGGTGGGACGCCGACGGCGAGCCGGTGGACGGCAACCCCGGCAAGGCCATCCGGCCCGCGCTGGTCCTACTGTCGGCGCGCACGGTCGGCGGGCGCGCCGAGGACGCGGTCCCGGCCGCGGTCGCGGTCGAGCTGGTGCACAACTTCTCCCTGGTGCACGACGACGTGATGGACGGCGACCCGCTGCGGCGGCACCGGCCCGCGGCCTGGACGGTGTTCGGCACCGCGGACGCCATCCTGTACGGCGACGCGATGCTGGCGCTGGCCACGCGGGTGCTGGCGCGCACCGGGTCCGAGCACGCGGTGGCGTGGCTGTCGGACTACGTGCTCGCGCTGTGCGAGGGGCAGAGCGCGGACCTGGCCTTCGAGCAGCGCGAGAGCGTGGACCTGGACGAGTGCCTGGCCATGGTCGCGGGCAAGACCGGCGCGCTGCTCGGCGGCGCCTGCGCGCTGGGCGCGCTCGCCGGTGGCGGTACCACCGGACAGGTGGAGTCCTTGCGCCAGTTCGGGGAACACGTCGGCCTGGCCTTCCAGCTGGTCGACGACCTGCTCGGCATCTGGGGCGACAGCGAGGTCACCGGCAAGCCCGCGGGCCGGGACCTGGTGAACAAGAAGAAGTCCCTGCCGGTGGTGGCCGCGCTGTCCACCGGTACCGCGGCCGCGCGCCAGCTCGCCGACCGCTACGCCGAGGCCGAACCGGTCCGCGAGGAGGAGGTGCCGCACCTGGCCGAGCTGGTCGAGGCCGCCGGTGGCCGCCGCTGGGCGCAACGCGAGGCGGGCCGCCAGGTCGCCAGCGCGATCGAGGCGCTGGAGGCCACCGCGGGCGACCCCTCGGCCGCCGCCGACCTGCTCGCACTCGCGCGCCTGGTCACCCGCCGCGACCACTGA
- a CDS encoding BTAD domain-containing putative transcriptional regulator, producing MAAQVVRVELLGPVRAWRGDTELDLGSARRRAVLAMLAVAPGRAVSREELVAGVWGEEPPAAAESSLYTYVSGLRRVLDPARSRWSAGDVLVTAGAGYALRGEAVDCDVSRFTGLRAEARCLAECGNHRAALAAAVAALDLWRGEALSGLSGPFAEQHRSRLVELRLATHEHQAELLLALGRAPEAAALLDDLLRAHPLRESLGQLLMLARYRAGRPAEALAVYRDIRSTLVETLGIEPGPALQALHERVLTADPALLSPKPAPPAPVPTRLPPVPAGFVARHGESAVLTRHLEALREGRGGVVWVEGEPGIGKTALLASALAPAAARGVPVLWGTADEPTSRFPLRVLLDAVRLSEDPSPDQPDSVVRTADGLLNTVARLCAGTPLVLVVDDLHHADQASLVLWHRLTRLTARSPLLLVVATRAVPRGHALTRVRQACLRAGVTLLPVGALSPDESADLVARMVNAEPGLTLLERTRQAAGNPRYLRDVAELLLRQGSVQVEGGIAEVTRRRDRPLGPVIVRRLSFLTDGTRDLLRSATLLGREFELGELAVLTGRTVTELEPPLEEATATGLLELAGPRFAFRYEVVRTALYETMPVTLRQVLHRQAAQHFDEAGIRVERVVAQLLAADGPVDEWVIDWLLAHTATIAGSQPADTVTLLTRVVASPALRGPLRETLTARLVRLRLLLGGRPEAEARAVLATTSEESVAEEMRRVLAELARPALSDRCQNP from the coding sequence GTGGCGGCGCAGGTCGTGCGCGTCGAGTTGCTCGGGCCGGTTCGGGCCTGGCGCGGGGACACGGAGCTCGACCTCGGTTCCGCGCGCCGCCGCGCGGTGCTCGCCATGCTGGCCGTCGCGCCGGGACGGGCCGTCTCCCGGGAGGAGCTGGTCGCCGGGGTGTGGGGTGAGGAGCCGCCCGCCGCCGCGGAGAGCAGCCTCTACACCTACGTCTCCGGCCTGCGCCGGGTGCTCGACCCCGCCCGCAGCCGCTGGTCCGCCGGGGACGTCCTGGTCACCGCCGGGGCCGGCTACGCCCTGCGCGGCGAGGCGGTCGACTGCGACGTCAGCCGGTTCACCGGACTGCGTGCCGAAGCCCGGTGCCTGGCCGAATGCGGCAACCACCGCGCCGCCCTCGCCGCGGCCGTCGCCGCGCTCGACCTGTGGCGCGGGGAAGCGCTGTCCGGGCTGTCCGGACCCTTCGCCGAACAGCACCGCTCGCGCCTGGTCGAGCTGCGGCTGGCCACCCACGAGCACCAGGCCGAGCTGCTGCTGGCCCTGGGCCGGGCGCCGGAGGCCGCCGCGCTGCTGGACGACCTGCTCCGCGCGCACCCCCTGCGCGAGAGCCTGGGCCAGCTGCTCATGCTCGCCCGTTACCGCGCGGGCCGTCCCGCCGAGGCCCTGGCGGTCTACCGCGACATCCGCAGCACCCTCGTGGAGACCCTGGGCATCGAGCCCGGACCGGCCCTGCAGGCGCTGCACGAACGAGTGCTCACCGCCGATCCCGCCCTGCTCAGCCCGAAACCCGCGCCCCCGGCCCCGGTGCCCACCCGGCTGCCGCCCGTGCCCGCCGGGTTCGTCGCCCGCCATGGTGAAAGCGCTGTCCTGACCCGTCACCTCGAGGCCCTGCGGGAGGGTCGGGGCGGCGTGGTGTGGGTCGAGGGCGAGCCCGGCATCGGCAAGACCGCCCTGCTGGCCAGCGCCCTCGCCCCGGCCGCCGCCCGCGGCGTGCCCGTGCTGTGGGGCACCGCCGACGAGCCCACCAGCCGGTTCCCGCTGCGTGTGCTGCTGGACGCGGTGCGCCTGTCCGAGGACCCCTCACCGGACCAGCCGGACTCCGTGGTGCGCACCGCCGACGGCCTGCTCAACACCGTCGCCCGCCTGTGCGCCGGCACCCCGCTGGTCCTGGTGGTCGACGACCTGCACCACGCCGACCAGGCCAGCCTGGTGCTCTGGCACCGGCTCACCCGCCTGACCGCCCGTTCCCCGCTGCTGCTGGTCGTGGCCACCCGCGCCGTGCCACGCGGGCACGCCCTGACCCGGGTCCGGCAGGCCTGTCTGCGCGCGGGCGTCACACTGCTGCCGGTGGGAGCGCTCTCGCCGGACGAGTCGGCGGACCTGGTCGCCCGCATGGTCAACGCCGAGCCCGGCCTGACCCTGCTGGAGCGGACCCGCCAGGCCGCGGGCAACCCGCGTTACCTGCGCGATGTGGCCGAACTGCTGCTGCGCCAGGGCAGCGTGCAGGTCGAGGGCGGCATCGCCGAGGTCACCCGCAGGCGCGACCGGCCGCTGGGCCCGGTGATCGTGCGCCGCCTGTCCTTCCTCACCGACGGCACCCGCGACCTGCTGCGCTCGGCCACCCTGCTCGGCCGCGAGTTCGAGCTCGGCGAGCTGGCCGTGCTCACCGGCCGCACGGTCACCGAGCTGGAACCGCCGCTGGAGGAGGCCACCGCCACCGGACTGCTCGAACTGGCCGGACCCCGCTTCGCCTTCCGGTACGAGGTCGTGCGCACCGCCCTGTACGAGACGATGCCGGTCACCCTGCGCCAGGTGCTGCACCGCCAGGCCGCCCAGCACTTCGACGAAGCCGGGATCCGGGTGGAACGCGTGGTGGCCCAGCTGCTGGCCGCCGACGGCCCGGTGGACGAGTGGGTGATCGACTGGCTGCTGGCCCACACCGCGACGATCGCGGGCAGCCAGCCCGCCGACACGGTGACCCTCCTCACCAGGGTGGTGGCCAGCCCGGCCTTGCGCGGCCCGCTGCGCGAGACCCTGACCGCCCGCCTGGTACGGCTGCGTCTGCTGCTGGGCGGACGCCCGGAAGCCGAGGCCAGGGCGGTGCTGGCCACCACCTCGGAGGAGTCGGTGGCCGAGGAGATGCGCCGCGTGCTGGCCGAGCTGGCCCGGCCCGCCCTGTCAGATCGCTGCCAGAATCCATGA
- a CDS encoding BTAD domain-containing putative transcriptional regulator, with translation MSGPSGLRVEVLGPLRAVVAGREAGLGPARQRAVFAILVAGRGRVVPREEIVAGVWGSTPPVSARGSLYTYVSGLRRGLGTAADHLISTDIGYALAPVEVDLAEFDRLRLRADRDGGVEAVTDLDAALRLWRGEPYGGVPGPFAAAERARLTELGTQVREQRAAVLLATGGDGDLVAELAALVREHPLRERLRVLLMTALARSGRQAEALEVFQDASRLLRTELGVGPGPELRAAHERLLHGEPVSPPLAPRPASRAAPPAPAPPVGREAEAELLRRAVRELAETGAGRAVWLEGPAGIGKSTLLDTAAEHARALGCQVVHGAADELGSRCLFQVVRDCLEIEVCATDPRRAALAQLLAGAVPASGSLSAFPVLAAVDALFELVGELCREKPLVMVLEDMQWADEATSLVWRRLVEATTTLPLLLFAASRRAPAEVGLLDEGDRHSVLVLGPLSPAASLRLATELRGEDPDLAQLAECSGGNPLYLRELVLAGGPDAPLPATLVEVVRQVGDELGPPARDMLRWAAVLDTELHLPDLVAVTGRTPADLAPLVERAVTAGLLAEVQGSLRFHPPLVRDLVLDSVSQPIREALHRQAAESLLRAGAPVERVAEQLLAAGETALPWTVRWLMAHGGDLSRRAPAVAAALFERALSLPTLPGQDRQELTAALVQVQYVLNREPETRAREVLATTDDPARAAHMRQLLAAMLNRRGSPAEATEVLQEGLSRPDTPRVWWVRHRILRSRIERGTLRDLSEVERWARQAYDNTQAPGEEGPRAHALQVLWHVHSVRRDHEQALSCVDEALVALAGKPELADMHTDMLDNKIFSLQNLDRLAEATDLLRANPRQEPNGLHVAAAVHLYWLGRWSEALIELDSITTEGPAAGYYGLREPGPASLLLHGVAALITGRRLDHPAQRQHLDHAARRVPATRQDRESQDFLVAAKALAASQTGTLHDALTCFRPILDPTYSPLMLRHQWLPCLVYVAQEAQDHATAEQAAALAESEAEAEHVPARAHAAHLRCQALTTGDLSAAWAAADHYRKVNRPLELADTLLELAELHARQGHPTDARHTLTAATDIFHSIGATWDIRRAESIVSRHNLHRPHHPRPAAEGWPSLTPVETRIATLAAANEPNPTIAERLGLPRRAVEAYLTRILAKLRVESRADLAAVVRRHTGG, from the coding sequence ATGTCCGGGCCGTCCGGCCTCCGGGTGGAGGTGCTCGGACCGCTGCGCGCGGTCGTGGCCGGTCGGGAGGCCGGTCTCGGCCCGGCCAGGCAGCGCGCGGTGTTCGCCATCCTGGTCGCGGGCCGGGGGCGCGTGGTGCCCCGGGAGGAGATCGTCGCGGGCGTCTGGGGGTCCACACCCCCGGTCAGCGCCCGCGGCAGCCTCTACACCTACGTCTCCGGCCTGCGCCGCGGTCTCGGCACCGCCGCCGACCACCTCATCTCCACCGACATCGGCTACGCGCTGGCGCCGGTGGAGGTCGACCTGGCCGAGTTCGACCGGCTCCGCCTGCGCGCCGACCGGGACGGCGGGGTGGAGGCGGTGACCGACCTGGACGCCGCGCTGCGGCTGTGGCGCGGGGAACCGTACGGCGGGGTGCCGGGCCCGTTCGCGGCGGCGGAACGGGCCCGGCTGACCGAGCTGGGCACCCAGGTCCGCGAGCAGCGCGCGGCCGTCCTGCTGGCCACCGGCGGTGACGGCGACCTGGTCGCGGAGCTGGCCGCCCTGGTGCGCGAGCACCCGCTGCGGGAGCGCCTGCGGGTGCTGCTGATGACCGCGCTGGCCCGCTCCGGCAGGCAGGCCGAGGCGCTGGAGGTCTTCCAGGACGCCAGCCGCCTGCTGCGCACCGAGCTGGGCGTCGGCCCGGGTCCGGAGCTGCGGGCCGCGCACGAACGGCTGCTGCACGGCGAACCGGTCAGCCCGCCGCTCGCACCCCGCCCGGCCAGCCGGGCCGCCCCGCCCGCGCCCGCCCCGCCGGTGGGCCGGGAGGCCGAGGCCGAGCTGCTGCGCAGGGCCGTGCGGGAGCTGGCCGAGACCGGTGCGGGCCGCGCGGTCTGGCTGGAGGGCCCGGCGGGCATCGGCAAGTCCACCCTGCTGGACACCGCCGCCGAGCACGCCCGCGCCCTGGGCTGCCAGGTCGTGCACGGCGCGGCCGACGAGCTGGGCAGCCGCTGCCTGTTCCAGGTGGTGCGCGACTGCCTGGAGATCGAGGTCTGCGCCACCGACCCGCGCCGCGCCGCGCTGGCCCAGCTGCTGGCGGGCGCGGTCCCGGCCTCGGGCAGCCTGTCCGCCTTCCCGGTGCTGGCCGCGGTGGACGCGCTGTTCGAGCTGGTCGGCGAGCTGTGCCGGGAGAAGCCGCTGGTCATGGTGCTGGAGGACATGCAGTGGGCGGACGAGGCCACCTCGCTGGTGTGGCGCCGCCTGGTCGAGGCCACCACCACGTTGCCGCTGCTGTTGTTCGCCGCCTCCCGCCGTGCCCCGGCCGAGGTCGGCCTGCTGGATGAGGGCGACCGGCACTCGGTGCTCGTGCTCGGACCGCTCTCGCCCGCCGCCTCGCTCCGCCTGGCCACCGAGCTGCGCGGCGAGGACCCGGACCTGGCGCAGCTGGCCGAGTGCTCCGGTGGCAACCCGCTCTACCTGCGGGAGCTGGTGCTGGCGGGCGGTCCGGACGCCCCGCTGCCCGCCACCCTGGTCGAGGTGGTCCGCCAGGTCGGCGACGAGCTGGGCCCACCGGCCCGGGACATGCTGCGCTGGGCGGCGGTCCTGGACACCGAGCTGCACCTGCCGGACCTGGTCGCGGTCACCGGCCGCACCCCGGCCGACCTGGCCCCGCTGGTCGAGCGCGCGGTCACCGCCGGCCTGCTGGCCGAGGTCCAGGGCAGTCTGCGCTTCCACCCGCCGCTGGTCCGCGACCTGGTGCTGGACTCGGTGTCCCAGCCCATCCGCGAGGCCCTGCACCGCCAGGCCGCCGAGTCCCTGCTGCGCGCGGGCGCCCCGGTGGAACGGGTGGCCGAACAGCTCCTGGCGGCGGGCGAGACGGCCCTGCCGTGGACGGTGCGCTGGCTGATGGCCCACGGCGGCGACCTCTCCCGCCGCGCCCCGGCCGTGGCGGCGGCCCTGTTCGAGCGCGCCCTGTCCCTGCCCACCCTGCCGGGCCAGGACCGCCAGGAGCTGACCGCGGCGCTGGTCCAGGTCCAGTACGTGCTCAACCGCGAACCGGAGACCCGGGCGAGGGAGGTCCTGGCCACCACGGACGACCCGGCGCGCGCGGCCCACATGCGCCAGCTGCTGGCGGCGATGCTGAACCGCCGGGGCTCACCCGCCGAAGCCACCGAAGTCCTCCAGGAAGGCCTGTCCCGCCCGGACACCCCGAGGGTGTGGTGGGTCCGCCACCGCATCCTGCGAAGCCGCATCGAACGAGGCACCCTCCGCGACCTGTCCGAAGTGGAGCGGTGGGCCCGCCAGGCCTACGACAACACCCAGGCCCCGGGCGAGGAGGGCCCGCGCGCGCACGCCCTCCAGGTCCTGTGGCACGTCCACTCGGTCCGCCGGGACCACGAACAAGCACTGTCCTGTGTGGACGAAGCCCTGGTGGCCCTGGCAGGCAAGCCGGAACTCGCGGACATGCACACGGACATGCTGGACAACAAGATCTTCTCCCTCCAGAACCTGGACCGCCTCGCCGAGGCAACAGACCTCCTGCGCGCCAACCCACGCCAGGAACCGAACGGCCTGCACGTGGCGGCAGCGGTGCACCTGTACTGGCTGGGCCGCTGGTCCGAAGCCCTGATCGAACTGGACTCGATCACCACCGAAGGCCCGGCGGCGGGCTACTACGGCCTGCGCGAACCAGGCCCGGCCTCCCTCCTCCTGCACGGCGTGGCCGCCCTGATCACGGGCCGCCGCCTGGACCACCCAGCCCAACGCCAGCACCTGGACCACGCGGCACGCCGCGTCCCGGCCACCCGCCAAGACCGGGAAAGCCAAGACTTCCTGGTGGCGGCCAAGGCCCTGGCGGCCTCCCAAACAGGCACCCTCCACGACGCCCTGACCTGCTTCCGCCCCATCCTGGACCCGACCTACTCCCCCCTGATGCTCCGCCACCAGTGGCTCCCGTGCCTGGTCTACGTGGCCCAGGAAGCACAAGACCACGCCACCGCCGAACAGGCAGCCGCCCTGGCCGAGTCAGAAGCCGAAGCGGAACACGTCCCGGCGAGAGCCCACGCGGCCCACCTCCGCTGCCAAGCCCTGACCACCGGAGACCTCTCCGCCGCCTGGGCCGCCGCAGACCACTACCGCAAGGTCAACCGCCCCCTGGAACTGGCCGACACCCTGCTGGAACTGGCCGAACTCCACGCCCGCCAGGGCCACCCCACCGACGCCCGCCACACCCTGACCGCCGCCACGGACATCTTCCACAGCATCGGCGCGACCTGGGACATCCGCCGAGCCGAGTCCATCGTCTCCCGCCACAACCTCCACCGCCCCCACCACCCCCGTCCGGCCGCCGAAGGCTGGCCCTCCCTCACCCCGGTCGAAACCCGCATCGCCACCCTGGCCGCCGCCAACGAACCCAACCCCACCATCGCCGAACGCCTGGGCCTGCCCCGCCGAGCCGTCGAGGCCTACCTCACGCGGATCCTGGCGAAACTGCGGGTGGAGTCGCGCGCGGACCTCGCCGCGGTCGTACGGCGGCACACGGGCGGTTAG
- a CDS encoding helix-turn-helix transcriptional regulator, whose product MDHVVIAVCSADLLVRPGVEYLLRAEEHLTVTGPDRLREADLAIVVAEELDAATQELLARVARAGVTRVLLALHHLPPGPRPPGVAAVLHRRTVTAESLSAAVTTALHPAATPPLARVVLPEQLQPRERDLLRLLADGYDTAEIARRLVYSERTVKKIVHGLLHRYELRNRAHAVAYVMRSGVL is encoded by the coding sequence ATGGACCACGTCGTGATCGCGGTGTGCTCAGCGGACCTGCTGGTGCGCCCCGGGGTTGAGTACCTGTTGCGTGCCGAGGAACACCTGACCGTCACCGGCCCGGACCGCCTGCGCGAGGCCGACCTGGCCATCGTGGTCGCCGAGGAGCTGGACGCGGCGACCCAGGAGCTGCTCGCGCGGGTGGCCCGCGCCGGGGTGACGCGGGTGCTGCTGGCGCTCCACCACCTCCCGCCCGGCCCGCGCCCGCCCGGGGTGGCCGCGGTGCTGCACCGCCGCACGGTCACCGCCGAGTCCCTCTCCGCCGCCGTCACCACCGCCCTGCACCCGGCCGCCACCCCGCCGCTGGCGCGGGTCGTCCTGCCCGAGCAGCTCCAGCCGAGGGAGCGGGACCTGTTGCGGCTGCTGGCCGACGGCTATGACACCGCCGAGATCGCCCGCAGGCTGGTCTACTCCGAGCGCACGGTGAAGAAGATCGTGCACGGGCTGCTGCACCGGTACGAGCTGCGCAACCGCGCGCACGCCGTCGCCTACGTCATGCGCTCGGGAGTGCTGTGA
- a CDS encoding AAA family ATPase has protein sequence MPRFVHLNGPPGIGKSTLAARYVAERPGALNLDVDGVHRLVGGWQDEENRTWQVVWPLVRAMAAAQLAGGREVVLPQYLATPEEIGSFEELARAHGAEFREVVLLDSREASAARFERRARASADEWVRYHHRLVGQRGGAELLGAMYDNLVEVLRSRPDAVVVPSAAGEVAETFALLVEALA, from the coding sequence ATGCCCCGATTCGTCCACCTCAACGGCCCGCCCGGCATCGGCAAGTCGACCCTGGCCGCTCGCTACGTCGCCGAGCGGCCCGGGGCGCTCAACCTCGACGTGGACGGCGTGCACCGGCTGGTCGGCGGCTGGCAGGACGAGGAGAACCGGACCTGGCAGGTGGTGTGGCCGCTGGTCCGGGCGATGGCGGCGGCCCAGCTCGCGGGCGGCCGCGAGGTCGTGCTGCCCCAGTACCTGGCCACACCGGAGGAGATCGGCTCGTTCGAGGAGCTCGCCCGCGCGCACGGGGCGGAGTTCCGGGAGGTCGTGCTGCTGGACTCCCGGGAGGCCTCGGCCGCGCGGTTCGAGCGGCGGGCGCGGGCGTCGGCGGACGAGTGGGTCCGCTACCACCACCGGCTGGTCGGCCAACGGGGCGGGGCGGAGCTGCTCGGGGCGATGTACGACAACCTGGTCGAGGTCCTGCGGTCGCGCCCGGACGCGGTGGTCGTGCCCAGTGCGGCCGGGGAGGTGGCGGAGACCTTCGCGCTGTTGGTGGAGGCTCTCGCGTGA
- a CDS encoding terpene synthase family protein, with the protein MWSSVISSPVTDIWCPYDSRRHQVTSAATVEEQLLDWALSSGLLPDERVERRFRNARFGECAALCYPDATDLLVYAKWMTWLFVADDEFDENRAPEHGGIDRGVLGYLPLDGAPAWEPTSAVTAALVELWREIAAPMPRPLQERFREHTEEYCRSYAEPLAKARTGQAPHLQDYVDLRRRSGAVETCVDLIERQPQAYLHPVLATAPAVTALRLAANDVICWTNDVLSVGKEVSHGELNNLVAVLQGGSGMNWPAAVSSAAAMTSARTKEFDELAEALMTEHPEPAVRAFVDGIKVWISGSLVWHLDSPRYANRIVQLPPQRSGL; encoded by the coding sequence ATGTGGTCATCCGTGATCTCCTCTCCAGTTACCGACATCTGGTGTCCCTACGACTCCCGCAGGCATCAGGTGACCTCGGCCGCGACCGTCGAGGAGCAGCTCCTCGACTGGGCCCTGTCCTCGGGCCTGTTACCCGACGAGCGCGTCGAACGCCGTTTCCGCAACGCCCGTTTCGGTGAATGTGCCGCGCTGTGCTACCCGGACGCGACCGACCTGCTCGTCTACGCGAAGTGGATGACCTGGCTGTTCGTCGCCGACGACGAGTTCGACGAGAACCGCGCCCCCGAGCACGGCGGCATCGACCGGGGTGTGCTCGGCTACCTGCCCCTGGACGGTGCCCCCGCCTGGGAGCCCACGAGCGCGGTGACCGCCGCGCTGGTGGAGCTGTGGCGGGAGATCGCGGCACCGATGCCGCGCCCGCTCCAGGAGCGCTTCCGCGAGCACACCGAGGAGTACTGCCGCTCCTACGCCGAACCGCTGGCCAAGGCCCGCACCGGCCAGGCCCCGCACCTGCAGGACTACGTGGACCTGCGGCGCCGCAGCGGGGCCGTGGAGACCTGCGTGGACCTGATCGAGCGCCAGCCGCAGGCCTACCTGCACCCGGTGCTGGCCACCGCCCCGGCGGTCACGGCGCTGCGCCTGGCCGCCAACGACGTCATCTGCTGGACCAACGACGTGCTGTCGGTGGGCAAGGAGGTCAGCCACGGCGAGCTGAACAACCTCGTCGCCGTGCTGCAGGGCGGTTCCGGCATGAACTGGCCCGCCGCGGTGTCCTCCGCGGCGGCGATGACCTCCGCCCGCACCAAGGAGTTCGACGAGCTCGCCGAGGCGCTGATGACCGAACACCCGGAACCCGCCGTCCGCGCGTTCGTCGACGGCATCAAGGTGTGGATCTCCGGCAGCCTCGTCTGGCACCTGGACTCCCCCCGCTACGCCAACCGGATCGTGCAGCTTCCCCCGCAGAGGAGTGGACTGTGA
- a CDS encoding helix-turn-helix transcriptional regulator — protein sequence MGPILVTGHAADPINAAGLRAFLRTRTEVTALDGPPTASCDVAVLAADRSTAEVLTTLRSWQPSPAPILLLANHLTGADLLPMIECRVAGVLRHRGTNGDRLIAAITALANGSGVLPPDLLGDLLRHVERLQREVLTPRGLNAAGLTPREVEVLRLMAEGLDNADIADELACSERTVHNIVSTMTGRLKLRNRTHAVAYAVRAGLV from the coding sequence ATGGGACCCATCCTGGTGACCGGCCACGCCGCGGACCCCATCAACGCCGCCGGTCTCCGCGCCTTCCTCCGAACCCGAACCGAGGTCACGGCCCTGGACGGCCCCCCGACCGCCTCCTGCGACGTGGCGGTCCTGGCCGCGGACCGCAGCACGGCCGAAGTCCTGACCACCCTCCGCTCCTGGCAACCCAGCCCGGCCCCCATCCTCCTGCTGGCCAACCACCTCACCGGCGCGGACCTCCTTCCCATGATCGAATGCCGCGTCGCGGGCGTCCTGCGCCACCGGGGCACGAACGGCGACCGCCTCATCGCCGCCATCACCGCCCTGGCCAACGGCTCGGGCGTCCTGCCGCCAGACCTGCTCGGGGACCTGCTGCGGCACGTGGAACGGTTGCAACGGGAGGTCCTGACGCCCCGCGGGCTGAACGCGGCCGGGCTGACGCCGCGGGAGGTGGAGGTGCTGCGGTTGATGGCGGAGGGGTTGGACAACGCGGACATCGCGGATGAACTGGCGTGTTCGGAGCGGACCGTGCACAACATCGTGTCGACCATGACCGGGCGGTTGAAGCTGCGGAACCGCACGCACGCCGTGGCTTATGCCGTGCGGGCCGGGTTGGTCTGA
- a CDS encoding cytochrome P450 gives MTTAIPAAPGALPLIGHAVPLARRRTEFLAGLAELGGLVRINMVGTPAYVLTDPDLVWRVLVSESRNYHRGRMFDKLTDILGHGLATISGRAHHETRRILQPTFHHQTVAGYAPIMTDMAARIAAKWKPGQTVRIDAEMNDLTARVVNGILFASDMGARAADAIQVRLPMVMKGILTRTLIPGAWQKLPLPANIKYEKSLREMHGAIDEAIAAYRAEGADHSDMLSMLLALRDDDGNPMTDKWIHDQVITVAVGGIETTSAALSWCLHQMSVHPEMEKRVHAELDEVLGGRTPEFADLPKLEYTGKLVLEVLRLHAVAVYMRRTIGETELGPYRLPAGAEIIVSPYALHRNPMYYPDPDVFDPDRWGTEQTKKLPKGAYIPFSAGGSKCIADNFAILEMTLALAVICSKWRLRAHPSRVVKEVTTGATRPNRLDMIVEERVLVPNGSAA, from the coding sequence ATGACGACGGCGATTCCGGCGGCTCCCGGCGCCCTCCCCCTGATCGGGCACGCGGTGCCACTGGCCCGGCGCCGCACCGAATTCCTGGCCGGGCTCGCCGAGCTCGGCGGGCTGGTGCGGATCAACATGGTCGGCACCCCGGCGTACGTGCTGACCGACCCGGACCTGGTGTGGCGCGTGCTCGTCTCGGAGAGCCGCAACTACCACCGCGGCCGCATGTTCGACAAGCTCACCGACATCCTCGGCCACGGCCTGGCCACCATCTCCGGGCGCGCCCACCACGAGACCCGGCGCATCCTGCAGCCGACCTTCCACCACCAGACCGTCGCCGGGTACGCGCCGATCATGACCGACATGGCCGCGCGCATCGCCGCGAAGTGGAAACCCGGCCAGACCGTGCGGATCGACGCCGAGATGAACGACCTCACCGCGCGCGTGGTCAACGGCATCCTGTTCGCCTCGGACATGGGCGCCCGCGCCGCCGACGCCATCCAGGTGCGCCTGCCCATGGTGATGAAGGGCATCCTGACCCGCACGCTCATCCCCGGCGCCTGGCAGAAGCTGCCGCTGCCCGCCAACATCAAGTACGAGAAGTCCCTGCGCGAGATGCACGGCGCCATCGACGAGGCGATCGCGGCCTACCGGGCCGAGGGCGCCGACCACAGCGACATGCTGTCCATGCTGCTCGCGCTGCGCGACGACGACGGCAACCCCATGACGGACAAGTGGATCCACGACCAGGTGATCACGGTGGCGGTCGGCGGCATCGAGACCACCAGCGCGGCGCTGTCCTGGTGCCTGCACCAGATGAGCGTGCACCCGGAGATGGAGAAGCGCGTGCACGCCGAGCTGGACGAGGTGCTCGGCGGCCGGACCCCGGAGTTCGCCGACCTGCCGAAACTGGAGTACACCGGCAAGCTCGTGCTGGAGGTGCTGCGTTTGCACGCGGTGGCCGTCTACATGCGACGGACCATCGGCGAGACCGAGCTCGGGCCGTACCGGCTGCCCGCGGGCGCGGAGATCATCGTCAGCCCGTACGCGCTGCACCGCAACCCCATGTACTACCCGGACCCGGACGTCTTCGACCCGGACCGCTGGGGCACCGAGCAGACGAAGAAGCTGCCGAAGGGCGCGTACATCCCGTTCTCGGCGGGCGGGAGCAAGTGCATCGCGGACAACTTCGCCATCCTGGAGATGACGCTCGCGCTGGCGGTGATCTGCTCGAAGTGGCGGCTGCGCGCGCACCCCTCGCGCGTGGTCAAGGAGGTCACCACCGGTGCCACCCGGCCCAACCGACTGGACATGATCGTCGAGGAGCGTGTTTTGGTACCAAACGGCTCCGCGGCATAA